The Brevundimonas sp. SORGH_AS_0993 genome segment GGCATGGCCGGGGTGGACGCGGTCGTCGCGGGTATTGGTGGTCAGATAGACGCGCGGATAGGGCTGGCCCGGACGGAGCTGCTGATAGGCGGAATATTTCGCGATCCACTCGGCTTCTTCCGGGATGCGCGGGTCGCCGTATTCGCCGATCCACGAGGCGCCGGCCGGCAACTCGTGATAGCGCAGCATGTCCACCAGCGGGCTTTCGATCACCGCCGCGTTGAACAGTTCCGGATGCTGGGTGATCGACACCGAGGTCAGAACCCCGCCGTTCGAGCGGCCGTAGATGCCGAGGCGACGCGGGCTGGTGATCCCGCGCTGTTCAAGGTCGCGCGCCACGGCGGCGAAGTCGTCGAAGGCTTTCTGGCGGTTTCCGTCCAGCGCCGCCTGGTGCCAGTCGGGACCAAACTCGCCGCCGCCCCGGATATTGGCCTGCACGAAGACGCCGCCCCGCTCCAGCCACAGCTTGCCCATCTCGGGCTTGTAGGCCGGGTTCAGGCTGACCTGAAAACCGCCATAGCCCAGCATGATGGTCGGGTTCGATCCGTCCAGCTTCATGTCGCGCGGGCGGGTGATGAAGTAGGGAATCTTCGTCCCGTCGGCCGAGGTCGCCTCATATTGTTCGGTCACGTCGCGCGAAGCGTCGAACTTGGCCGGGGCGGATTTCAGCGGCGTCAAGGTCGCGGCGTTCGCATCGGCCAGGCTGAGGGTTGGCGGCACGAGGAAGCCTTGGGTCGAGACGAAGACCTCGCCCCGCGACTTGGAGAAATCGCCCAAACCGACGGCGAGGTTGGCCGGCACTTCGATGGACTGCACGGTCCAAGGGAACTCGCCCCTTGGGGCGAAGATCGAGAGTCGGCCGCTGACGTTGTCGTTGATGGCGACGACGATCCGATCGGAAAGCACCCGGACGTCCGCAATGGATTGGCGGGGTGTCGGAACGAATATCTGCGTATCTTGATAACTCGGCCCTGAACGCGAACCGTCGGGGCGGTCATGTAAACTGTCTAGCGCCATAGCCATCAGCGCACCGGCGGGACCGCCGCCATACCCTAGAAGTTGCTTGTCGAAGACTTCCTCGGGTGTGAACACCAGCATGCCGTCGAGCACGCCGTAGATGCTCACCCTCTCGGGAATCCTTAGTTTGTAGGTTCGGCCATCCAGAAGCCGCCACGTCTCCGACCGGAAGGTGTCCAGCGGGCGGGTGATGATAACGGCCGTGACCTTGCCGGCCCTGTCACGATAGACGGCCGGGCTGACGCCATAGCCG includes the following:
- a CDS encoding prolyl oligopeptidase family protein — its product is MRHLILSAAIPALLLAACASTPVARGVDEIVMTTNDSPPPHFPRDLTPAGVAAADDHLALEQVDGAAAMAFVAEENRKSLAVLTGDPRYETFRAEAQAILTATDRIPSPSFLGDGIGNFWQDATNPKGVWRRTTLDSYRAAAPQWETLLDLDALSKAEGKDWVFKGADCLAPDDARCLIMLSDGGKDAVVVREFDIPTKRFVDGGFNLPEGKHRIEWLDRDTLLVATDFGTENGKPTMTESGYPFIVKALKRGQTLAQATEVYRGEQSDGGYGVSPAVYRDRAGKVTAVIITRPLDTFRSETWRLLDGRTYKLRIPERVSIYGVLDGMLVFTPEEVFDKQLLGYGGGPAGALMAMALDSLHDRPDGSRSGPSYQDTQIFVPTPRQSIADVRVLSDRIVVAINDNVSGRLSIFAPRGEFPWTVQSIEVPANLAVGLGDFSKSRGEVFVSTQGFLVPPTLSLADANAATLTPLKSAPAKFDASRDVTEQYEATSADGTKIPYFITRPRDMKLDGSNPTIMLGYGGFQVSLNPAYKPEMGKLWLERGGVFVQANIRGGGEFGPDWHQAALDGNRQKAFDDFAAVARDLEQRGITSPRRLGIYGRSNGGVLTSVSITQHPELFNAAVIESPLVDMLRYHELPAGASWIGEYGDPRIPEEAEWIAKYSAYQQLRPGQPYPRVYLTTNTRDDRVHPGHARKFAARLGDLGYDHLYYEDTAGGHSNDADPVANARRWARHYVYLSQQLMD